The following coding sequences lie in one Sphingomonas sp. M1-B02 genomic window:
- a CDS encoding PA0069 family radical SAM protein yields the protein MAKNRPVRGATLNRASARFNLPAREADGDWLDDRLAVDGEAPPLRTTVTVETPRTIITRNQSPDIAFDRSINPYRGCEHGCIYCFARPSHAYLDLSPGLDFETKLFAKPDAPALLRQELMKPGYECKPIAFGTNTDPYQPIEAKWRITRGCIEVLAECDHPITITTKSDRVVRDIDLLAPMAAKGLAAVMISVTSLDPRVAMTVEPRAPHPEKRLAAMRKLSDAGIPVFVSMSPVIPQITDHEMEHILERAAEAGARSAFFLPVRLPWEVAPLFRAWLDAHFPDRAAKVMATIQSIRGGKDNDGDFFTRMRGQGPWSDLLRTRFLIACRKYGLDGPRVNVRTDLFRAPAGPQGELF from the coding sequence ATGGCAAAGAATCGCCCCGTCCGTGGCGCCACGCTCAACCGGGCGAGCGCGCGCTTCAACCTGCCCGCGCGCGAGGCGGATGGCGACTGGCTCGACGATCGCCTGGCGGTGGACGGCGAGGCACCGCCGCTGCGCACGACGGTGACGGTGGAGACGCCGCGCACGATCATCACCCGCAACCAATCGCCCGATATCGCCTTCGATCGATCGATCAATCCGTATCGCGGCTGCGAGCATGGCTGCATCTATTGCTTCGCGCGGCCGAGCCATGCCTATCTCGATCTCTCGCCGGGGCTGGATTTCGAGACGAAGCTGTTCGCCAAGCCCGATGCGCCCGCGCTGCTGCGGCAGGAACTGATGAAGCCGGGCTATGAATGCAAGCCGATCGCGTTCGGGACCAATACCGACCCCTATCAGCCGATCGAGGCCAAGTGGCGGATCACGCGCGGCTGCATCGAAGTGCTGGCCGAATGCGACCATCCGATCACGATCACGACCAAATCGGACCGGGTGGTGCGCGATATCGATTTGCTGGCGCCGATGGCGGCGAAGGGGTTGGCGGCAGTGATGATTTCGGTCACTTCGCTCGATCCCAGGGTGGCGATGACGGTGGAGCCGCGCGCGCCGCATCCGGAGAAACGGCTGGCGGCGATGCGGAAGCTTTCGGACGCGGGGATCCCGGTGTTCGTATCGATGTCGCCGGTGATCCCGCAGATTACCGATCATGAGATGGAGCATATATTGGAGCGCGCGGCGGAGGCGGGGGCGCGATCGGCCTTCTTCCTGCCGGTGCGGCTGCCGTGGGAAGTGGCGCCGCTGTTTCGCGCCTGGCTCGACGCGCATTTTCCAGATCGCGCGGCGAAGGTGATGGCGACGATCCAGTCGATCCGCGGGGGGAAGGACAATGACGGGGATTTCTTCACGCGGATGCGGGGGCAAGGGCCTTGGTCGGACTTGCTGCGGACGCGGTTCCTGATCGCGTGCCGCAAATATGGTCTGGATGGGCCGCGGGTTAATGTGCGGACGGATTTGTTTCGGGCGCCTGCCGGGCCGCAGGGGGAGTTGTTCTAA
- a CDS encoding SGNH/GDSL hydrolase family protein, translated as MLKRMLLAMLLLCLGTAPAHAQSREHWVGSWATSQMVPTAENIAPTEDLTDATLRQIVRISIGGKQLRIRFSNAFGTAPLEIGAASVALSAAHDSARIQPATLRRLQFAGHPSATIPAGADYWSDPVDLPVAAGADLAISLYLPTAPDRQTSHPGARAHIHLVHGQQVEAADLPGAKTSTRWYFIGGVETDSPGASALVILGDSITDGYGVQPNTNLRWPDRLIERMRANAATRNMAVLNAGIGGNRLRLDGAGPNALARFDREVLSVPGVTHLLIVEGINDLGTLTRDAPATPAQHAALVREMIGVFQQMVARARAHGIKAIGGTIMPDGGSEYYHPDAANEAGRAAVNAWIRTPGNFDAVVDFDKAMRDPAKPTLLRAELDSGDGLHPSMAGYKAMADAVPLALLAR; from the coding sequence ATGTTGAAGCGCATGCTGCTGGCGATGCTGTTGCTGTGCCTGGGCACCGCGCCCGCGCATGCCCAGAGCCGCGAACATTGGGTGGGAAGCTGGGCCACTTCGCAGATGGTCCCCACCGCGGAAAATATCGCCCCCACCGAAGACCTGACCGACGCCACGCTGCGCCAGATCGTTCGCATCTCGATCGGCGGCAAGCAGCTGCGGATCCGCTTCTCCAACGCCTTCGGCACCGCCCCGCTCGAGATCGGCGCGGCGAGCGTCGCGCTCTCCGCCGCGCATGACAGCGCCCGGATCCAGCCCGCGACGCTGCGTCGCCTCCAATTCGCCGGCCATCCCAGCGCGACGATCCCGGCGGGTGCGGACTATTGGTCCGATCCCGTCGACCTCCCCGTCGCCGCGGGCGCTGATCTCGCGATCAGCCTCTATCTCCCAACGGCGCCCGATCGCCAGACCAGCCACCCCGGCGCCCGCGCCCACATCCACCTCGTTCACGGCCAGCAGGTCGAGGCCGCGGACCTCCCAGGCGCGAAAACCTCCACCCGCTGGTATTTCATCGGCGGCGTCGAGACCGACTCCCCCGGCGCCTCCGCGCTCGTCATCCTCGGCGATTCGATCACCGACGGCTACGGCGTCCAGCCCAACACCAATTTGCGCTGGCCCGATCGGTTGATCGAGCGGATGCGCGCCAACGCCGCCACCCGCAACATGGCTGTGCTCAACGCAGGGATCGGCGGCAATCGCTTGCGGCTCGACGGCGCCGGCCCCAACGCGCTCGCCCGCTTCGATCGCGAAGTGCTGAGCGTCCCCGGCGTGACGCACCTGCTCATCGTCGAGGGGATCAACGATCTCGGCACGCTCACCCGCGACGCCCCCGCCACCCCCGCGCAACACGCCGCGCTGGTCCGCGAGATGATCGGCGTCTTCCAGCAAATGGTCGCCCGCGCCCGCGCGCACGGCATCAAGGCGATCGGCGGCACGATCATGCCCGACGGCGGCTCGGAATATTACCACCCCGACGCCGCCAACGAAGCCGGTCGCGCCGCGGTCAACGCCTGGATACGCACCCCCGGCAATTTCGACGCGGTGGTCGATTTCGACAAGGCGATGCGCGATCCCGCCAAGCCGACGCTGCTGCGCGCGGAGCTCGACTCGGGCGACGGCCTCCATCCCTCGATGGCGGGCTACAAGGCGATGGCCGACGCCGTGCCCTTGGCGCTCCTAGCGCGCTAA
- the rutA gene encoding pyrimidine utilization protein A produces MQVGVFVPINNNGWLISENAPQYMPSFDLNKAIALKTEEHGLDFLLSMIKLRGFGGKTEFWEYGLESFTLMAGLAAVTSKIKIYATCPTLVIPPAFAARMCNTIDSISHGRFGLNLITGWQRPEYSQMGLWPGDEHFRNRYQMLDEYARILRELWAEGVSDYKGTYYQMEDCRVRPKPEGDMKIICAGSSDEGLAFSAKWADYAFCLGKGVNTPTAFAFNNERLAAATAKTGRDVSVFVLVMIIADETDEAAMAKWQSYNDGVDHDAIAWLKDQGAADKVNATTNVRQLAAPEGAVNINMGTLVGSYESVARMLDEMAEVPNTGGVLLTFDDFLEGVENFGTRIQPLMKSRQPA; encoded by the coding sequence ATGCAGGTCGGCGTCTTCGTCCCCATCAACAACAACGGCTGGCTGATCAGCGAAAACGCCCCGCAATATATGCCCAGCTTCGATCTCAACAAGGCGATCGCGCTCAAGACCGAGGAGCATGGCCTCGATTTCCTCCTCTCGATGATCAAGCTGCGCGGCTTCGGCGGCAAGACAGAATTCTGGGAATATGGCCTCGAAAGCTTCACGCTGATGGCCGGGCTCGCCGCGGTGACCAGCAAGATCAAGATCTACGCGACCTGCCCGACGCTCGTCATCCCGCCCGCCTTCGCCGCGCGGATGTGCAACACGATCGACAGCATCAGCCACGGCCGCTTCGGGCTCAACCTGATCACCGGCTGGCAGCGCCCCGAATATTCGCAAATGGGGCTCTGGCCCGGCGACGAGCATTTCCGCAATCGCTACCAGATGCTCGACGAATATGCCCGCATCCTTCGCGAACTCTGGGCCGAGGGGGTTAGCGATTATAAGGGCACCTATTACCAGATGGAGGATTGCCGTGTCCGGCCCAAGCCGGAGGGCGATATGAAGATCATCTGCGCCGGGTCTTCGGACGAGGGCCTCGCTTTCTCGGCCAAATGGGCCGACTACGCCTTCTGCCTCGGCAAAGGCGTCAACACCCCCACTGCCTTCGCCTTCAACAACGAACGCCTCGCCGCCGCCACCGCCAAGACCGGGCGCGACGTCTCGGTCTTCGTCCTCGTCATGATCATCGCCGACGAGACCGACGAAGCCGCGATGGCCAAGTGGCAGTCCTATAATGACGGCGTCGATCATGACGCGATCGCCTGGCTCAAGGACCAGGGCGCGGCCGACAAGGTCAACGCCACCACCAATGTCCGCCAGCTCGCCGCCCCCGAAGGCGCGGTGAACATCAACATGGGCACCCTTGTGGGAAGCTACGAAAGCGTCGCCCGCATGCTCGACGAAATGGCCGAAGTTCCCAACACCGGCGGCGTCCTGCTCACCTTCGACGACTTCCTGGAGGGCGTCGAGAATTTCGGCACCCGCATCCAGCCGCTGATGAAGAGCCGGCAACCGGCCTGA
- the rutD gene encoding pyrimidine utilization protein D — protein sequence MSRIEGLYYEQHGTGPPLILSAGLGGSANYWLPNLPALVANHRVILYDHRGTGRSDRTLPEQVTVEQMGADLLALIEGLNLEKATIIGHAAGGVAALALALAAPERVDRLVLVNAWSRPDPHFARCFEARLALLRSSGPDAYIRAQPIFLYPANWISENAARLAAEDAHHLAHFAGAEAYEKRIAALKAFDVDARLHEIAAPTLALAAEDDMLVPSNCSRRLAEGIEGAELSMMGWGGHGCNVTDPNGFNQRVLEFLGS from the coding sequence GTGTCGCGTATCGAAGGCCTCTATTACGAGCAGCACGGCACCGGCCCCCCGCTTATCCTCTCCGCGGGCCTCGGCGGCTCCGCAAACTACTGGCTTCCCAACCTCCCCGCGCTCGTCGCAAACCACCGCGTCATCCTCTACGACCACCGCGGCACCGGACGTAGTGATCGCACGCTCCCCGAACAGGTCACCGTCGAGCAGATGGGCGCCGACCTGCTGGCGCTGATCGAGGGCCTGAACCTTGAAAAGGCGACGATCATCGGCCACGCCGCCGGCGGCGTCGCAGCCCTTGCGCTGGCGCTTGCCGCCCCCGAGCGAGTCGACCGCCTCGTCCTGGTCAACGCCTGGTCCAGGCCCGACCCCCACTTCGCCCGCTGCTTCGAAGCCCGCCTCGCGCTCCTGCGCAGCAGCGGCCCGGACGCCTATATCCGCGCCCAGCCCATCTTCCTCTACCCCGCCAACTGGATCTCCGAAAACGCCGCTCGCCTCGCCGCGGAAGACGCGCACCACCTAGCCCATTTCGCCGGCGCCGAAGCCTATGAAAAGCGCATCGCCGCGCTCAAGGCGTTCGACGTCGACGCCCGACTCCACGAAATCGCCGCGCCGACCCTTGCGCTGGCCGCCGAGGATGACATGCTCGTGCCATCGAACTGCTCGCGGCGCCTCGCCGAGGGCATCGAGGGGGCAGAGCTGAGCATGATGGGTTGGGGCGGGCACGGCTGCAACGTCACCGATCCGAACGGTTTCAACCAACGCGTGCTCGAATTCCTAGGGAGCTAA
- the rutC gene encoding pyrimidine utilization protein C translates to MPFEPINPPQFPTPIAPYSAGAKAGNTVYVSGVLALGEGGAVLHIGDAAAQTRHVLEVIKTTLEAAGATLADVAMNHIFLKDLADYAAFNQVYAEYFPGAKPARYCIKCELVKPDCLVEIASVAHLA, encoded by the coding sequence ATGCCCTTCGAACCGATCAACCCACCCCAATTCCCCACCCCGATCGCACCTTATTCGGCAGGCGCGAAGGCGGGCAACACCGTCTATGTCTCGGGCGTGCTCGCGCTGGGCGAGGGCGGGGCGGTCCTCCACATCGGCGACGCCGCGGCGCAGACGCGGCACGTGCTGGAGGTGATCAAGACCACCCTCGAAGCGGCCGGCGCGACGCTGGCCGACGTTGCGATGAACCATATCTTCCTCAAGGACCTGGCCGATTACGCCGCGTTCAACCAGGTTTACGCCGAGTACTTCCCGGGCGCGAAGCCTGCGCGCTACTGCATCAAATGCGAGCTGGTGAAGCCCGATTGTCTCGTCGAGATCGCCAGCGTGGCGCATCTTGCTTAG
- the rutB gene encoding pyrimidine utilization protein B — protein MSDGVAVGSAAAGDAAVTLPARPEPMRLVPGETAVVVIDMQNAYASPGGYVDQAGFDIGGAAGTIGRIGQVLETARGAGIQIVYLQNGWDPDYVEAGGPGSPNWHKSNALKTMRARPELAGTLLARGGWDYALVDTLKPQAGDIVLGKTRYSAFFNSQLDSVLRSRGIRTIVFVGIATNVCVESTLRDGFHLEYFGVMLEDATHHLGPDFIQRASVYNVEKFFGWVSTSADFCGSFGQRPE, from the coding sequence ATGAGCGACGGCGTGGCAGTGGGATCGGCAGCAGCAGGCGACGCGGCGGTAACGCTGCCGGCGCGGCCCGAGCCGATGCGCCTCGTGCCGGGGGAGACTGCGGTCGTCGTGATCGATATGCAGAATGCCTATGCCTCGCCCGGTGGCTATGTCGATCAGGCCGGGTTCGACATCGGCGGCGCGGCCGGCACGATCGGCCGGATCGGACAGGTGCTTGAAACGGCGCGCGGGGCGGGGATCCAGATCGTCTACCTCCAGAACGGCTGGGACCCCGATTATGTCGAGGCGGGCGGGCCCGGCTCGCCCAACTGGCACAAGTCCAACGCGCTCAAGACGATGCGCGCGCGGCCCGAGCTTGCCGGGACTTTGCTCGCGCGCGGCGGGTGGGACTATGCCCTCGTCGATACGCTCAAGCCGCAAGCAGGCGACATCGTCCTCGGCAAGACGCGCTATTCGGCCTTCTTCAATTCGCAGCTCGATAGCGTGCTCCGCTCGCGCGGCATCCGCACGATCGTGTTCGTCGGGATCGCCACCAATGTCTGCGTCGAAAGCACGCTGCGCGACGGCTTCCACCTCGAATATTTCGGGGTGATGCTGGAAGATGCGACCCACCATCTCGGGCCCGATTTCATCCAGCGGGCCAGCGTCTACAATGTCGAGAAATTCTTCGGCTGGGTGTCCACCAGCGCGGATTTCTGTGGATCCTTTGGCCAGAGGCCCGAGTGA
- a CDS encoding GGDEF domain-containing protein — MPALAPSLNDDLASRKRHVFGFASLVALLLMLIVTTGLSHYTSQQRRAATDWQMHTLEVLLVTEKFRSSINESLRGERGYLITGDPRFLDAYDRGVRNAPVAAEELLALTRDRPAARTQLMNLLPRLNRYLAVIERTVNLYRAGRRAEAVGMVQSGIGRRHIETLLAMTAQLENEERRLLAEREAAGARAAFIADVASLAMSAVALLFLLIVAWAGYTASRARQQALELAQQLRLAATIDELTGLLNRRAFLAALDTEIARVSRSGAPLAIALVDLDYFKKVNDNFGHHAGDQVLRRFAEIAREKMRAADMLGRIGGEEFAVLMPDTDKVESGIAGERLREGIARRHIVLETGVLVPITVSVGVAHYIPGETRDQLIIRADEALYEAKHSGRNRTRLAA, encoded by the coding sequence GTGCCTGCCCTCGCCCCGTCGCTCAACGACGACCTCGCCAGCCGCAAACGCCACGTCTTCGGCTTTGCGTCACTCGTGGCGCTGCTGCTGATGCTGATCGTGACGACCGGCCTATCGCACTATACCTCGCAGCAGCGCCGTGCCGCGACGGACTGGCAGATGCACACGCTGGAAGTGCTGCTGGTCACCGAGAAATTCCGGTCCTCGATCAACGAATCGCTGCGTGGAGAACGGGGCTACCTGATCACCGGCGATCCGCGATTTCTCGACGCTTATGATCGCGGCGTCCGCAACGCGCCTGTCGCTGCCGAAGAACTGCTCGCGCTGACCCGGGATCGGCCCGCCGCCCGCACCCAGCTGATGAACCTGCTTCCCCGGCTCAATCGCTATCTCGCCGTCATCGAGCGGACCGTGAACCTGTATCGCGCGGGCCGGCGTGCAGAGGCGGTTGGAATGGTCCAATCCGGAATCGGCCGGCGTCATATCGAAACGCTGCTCGCAATGACGGCGCAGCTCGAGAATGAGGAGCGCCGCCTGCTCGCCGAGCGGGAGGCGGCCGGAGCGCGCGCCGCGTTCATCGCCGATGTGGCCAGCCTGGCAATGTCGGCAGTGGCGCTTCTCTTCCTGCTGATCGTCGCCTGGGCAGGATATACGGCGTCGCGCGCGCGACAGCAGGCGCTGGAACTGGCGCAACAGCTCCGCCTTGCCGCCACAATCGACGAGCTTACCGGCCTGCTCAATCGCCGCGCCTTTCTGGCGGCTTTGGATACCGAGATCGCGCGCGTCAGCCGCAGCGGCGCGCCGCTGGCGATCGCGCTGGTCGATCTCGATTATTTCAAGAAAGTGAACGACAATTTCGGTCACCATGCCGGCGACCAGGTGTTGCGCCGCTTCGCCGAAATCGCGCGCGAGAAGATGCGCGCCGCCGACATGCTGGGCCGCATCGGCGGCGAGGAGTTCGCGGTGCTGATGCCCGATACCGACAAGGTGGAATCGGGCATCGCCGGCGAACGGCTGCGCGAAGGCATCGCCCGCCGCCACATCGTGCTGGAGACCGGCGTGCTCGTGCCGATCACCGTCAGCGTCGGCGTCGCCCACTACATTCCCGGCGAGACCCGCGACCAGCTCATCATCCGCGCCGACGAAGCGCTGTATGAGGCGAAGCATTCCGGGCGGAACCGCACGCGACTGGCGGCCTGA
- a CDS encoding M1 family metallopeptidase, translating to MRVFFAFALFLTPAAVAQTAEPLPTGKLPDTAAPIAYRLDLTVVPEQERFSGHAEIDVQLKKPAASIFMHGRDLKVSKAVVRIGGKETPVTFTQKNPLGLAQVDFGRTVPAGKVTLKFDYDAAFGNGPSGIYRIKVGDDWYSWSQFQSIDARAAFPSFDEPGYKTPFAVSVTTKPGFVAISNAPDTGKPVPAGALVKHNFIPTEPLPTYLVAFVVGPFATAEGVVPPTAQRSKPLPLRIVGTKPYAGQLQYALDGSAKIVALLEGYFGQGFPYPKLDQIGSPVMPGAMENAGADIYGDSILFVDEASPTEEKQTFGMVVAHELAHQWFGDLVTPAWWDDIWLNESFANWMGYRIGNEWRPDLNIGTGAIDEAFDAMQLDALSVGRPIHERITNDANVDAAFDQITYGKGGQVVAMIAAYLGDEKFRAGVRLHMQRHNHGNASTDQFFASLADAAKDPRVLASLKSFVDQQGVPVVTLKRQGAGLVASQSRYAYYGTQPGPGEWIVPLCVRRSAVRSCTLIDKAGGAIDAKGEGVVVPNAGGLGYYRFDLDPADWTALIAAAPTLPEGEALAVTDSLWASFFAGKASTAQVIALTRSMAAHPASAAALDNGARLRGLVRRGLVSDAALPAHRKLIADIYAPMLAKLGFDPAAGAFATDGPDRRKLRADIVQLVALGGRDAAIRAKLSAAADAYLAGDAKALDPQFAQLALAISVEEKGVPQAQLIADKALSGAIPALRQTGLQAVAASGNPEVARWFFNDFKDPRLPQIGRLYATAGFLGAPGTRDIAVDYMLANFDAFSKGAGGGGIFSARAAGMFNVLCTVDQAAAVDAKLRPQLAGGNTLSLDRAVESIRNCARFRDAKAAEVSAAILAAR from the coding sequence ATGCGCGTCTTCTTTGCGTTTGCCCTCTTCCTCACCCCCGCCGCTGTTGCCCAGACCGCCGAGCCGCTGCCGACCGGCAAGCTGCCCGACACGGCGGCGCCGATCGCCTATCGGCTGGACCTGACGGTGGTGCCCGAGCAGGAGCGGTTCAGCGGGCATGCCGAGATCGACGTGCAGCTCAAGAAGCCGGCGGCTTCGATCTTCATGCACGGGCGCGACCTGAAGGTCAGCAAGGCGGTGGTGCGGATCGGCGGCAAGGAGACGCCGGTCACCTTCACCCAGAAGAATCCGCTGGGGCTGGCGCAGGTCGATTTCGGCCGGACCGTGCCCGCGGGCAAAGTGACGCTGAAGTTCGATTATGACGCGGCGTTCGGCAACGGGCCGTCGGGCATCTATCGCATCAAGGTGGGCGACGATTGGTATAGCTGGTCGCAATTCCAGTCGATCGACGCGCGCGCCGCTTTCCCTTCGTTCGACGAGCCGGGATACAAGACGCCGTTCGCCGTATCGGTAACCACCAAGCCGGGCTTCGTCGCGATCAGCAACGCGCCCGACACCGGCAAGCCGGTGCCCGCGGGCGCGCTGGTGAAGCACAATTTCATCCCCACCGAGCCGCTGCCGACCTATCTGGTCGCCTTCGTCGTCGGCCCGTTCGCGACCGCCGAGGGCGTGGTTCCGCCGACCGCCCAGCGCAGCAAGCCGCTGCCGCTACGCATCGTCGGCACCAAGCCTTATGCCGGGCAGCTGCAATATGCGCTCGACGGATCGGCCAAGATCGTCGCGCTGCTGGAGGGCTATTTCGGCCAGGGCTTCCCCTACCCCAAGCTCGACCAGATCGGTTCGCCGGTGATGCCCGGCGCGATGGAGAATGCCGGGGCGGACATTTATGGCGACAGCATCCTGTTCGTCGACGAAGCCTCGCCGACCGAGGAGAAGCAGACCTTCGGCATGGTGGTCGCGCATGAGCTGGCGCACCAGTGGTTCGGCGATCTCGTGACCCCGGCCTGGTGGGACGATATCTGGCTGAACGAGAGCTTCGCCAACTGGATGGGCTATCGCATCGGCAACGAATGGCGGCCCGACCTCAACATCGGCACGGGCGCGATCGACGAGGCGTTCGACGCGATGCAGCTCGACGCGCTCAGCGTTGGTCGGCCGATCCACGAACGGATCACCAACGACGCCAATGTCGACGCCGCGTTCGACCAGATCACTTATGGCAAGGGCGGACAGGTGGTCGCGATGATCGCGGCCTATCTGGGCGACGAGAAGTTTCGCGCGGGCGTGCGGCTGCATATGCAGCGCCATAACCATGGCAACGCCAGCACCGACCAGTTTTTCGCCTCGCTTGCCGATGCGGCGAAGGACCCGCGGGTGCTGGCGTCGCTCAAGAGCTTCGTCGACCAGCAGGGCGTGCCGGTGGTGACGCTCAAGCGGCAGGGGGCCGGGCTCGTCGCGAGCCAATCGCGTTATGCTTATTATGGCACCCAGCCGGGGCCGGGCGAATGGATCGTACCGCTGTGCGTGCGCCGGAGCGCGGTGCGCAGCTGCACGCTGATCGACAAAGCGGGCGGCGCGATCGATGCCAAGGGCGAAGGCGTGGTGGTGCCCAATGCCGGGGGGCTGGGCTATTATCGCTTCGATCTCGATCCGGCCGACTGGACTGCGCTGATCGCCGCCGCGCCGACCCTGCCCGAGGGCGAGGCGCTGGCGGTGACCGACAGCCTGTGGGCCTCCTTCTTCGCGGGCAAGGCGAGCACCGCGCAGGTGATCGCGCTCACCCGCTCGATGGCGGCGCATCCCGCTTCGGCGGCGGCATTGGATAACGGCGCGCGGCTGCGCGGGCTGGTCCGGCGCGGGCTGGTCAGCGATGCCGCGCTGCCGGCGCATCGCAAGCTGATCGCGGATATCTACGCGCCGATGCTCGCGAAGCTCGGCTTCGATCCGGCGGCGGGGGCCTTCGCCACCGATGGCCCGGATCGGCGCAAGCTGCGCGCGGATATCGTCCAGCTCGTGGCCTTGGGAGGCCGCGACGCGGCGATCCGCGCGAAGCTCAGCGCTGCTGCCGACGCCTATCTGGCCGGTGACGCCAAGGCACTCGATCCGCAATTCGCCCAGCTCGCGCTGGCGATTTCCGTCGAGGAAAAAGGCGTGCCGCAGGCGCAGCTGATCGCGGACAAGGCGCTGAGCGGGGCAATCCCGGCGCTGCGCCAGACCGGGCTGCAGGCGGTCGCAGCCTCCGGCAATCCGGAGGTAGCGCGCTGGTTTTTCAACGACTTCAAGGATCCGCGGCTGCCGCAGATCGGACGGCTTTACGCCACCGCCGGCTTCCTCGGCGCACCCGGCACCCGCGACATCGCGGTCGACTATATGCTCGCCAATTTCGACGCTTTCTCGAAGGGTGCTGGCGGCGGCGGGATCTTCTCGGCGCGGGCGGCGGGGATGTTCAACGTGCTGTGCACCGTGGACCAGGCCGCGGCGGTCGACGCCAAGCTTCGCCCGCAGCTGGCCGGGGGAAACACGCTGAGCCTCGATCGGGCGGTGGAATCGATCCGCAATTGCGCGCGGTTCCGCGATGCGAAGGCGGCGGAAGTTAGTGCTGCGATTTTGGCGGCCCGCTGA